A genomic segment from Corylus avellana chromosome ca5, CavTom2PMs-1.0 encodes:
- the LOC132180547 gene encoding tyrosine aminotransferase-like produces MENGSARWGFRGNEELNVASGTTIRGSLTNLMENLDKDDPRPTVPLGHGDPSAFPLFRAATAAEDAIVDAVRSAKYNGYAPTVGILPARRAIADYLSRDLPYALSPDDVYLTTGCKQAIEIVLTVLDRPGANILFPRPYYPFYEAYAASKCLEVRHFDLNPEKGWEVDLQSVEVLADENTVAIVILNPGNPCGSVYTHQHLKKIAETARKLRILVVADEVYHHITFGTKPFVPMGVFGSIVPVITLGSISKRYILPGWRLGWLVTTDPNGILCKLGVVECITGCLNMASDPPTFIQGAVPHILEKTGEDFFLKVIDILRKAACICYDRIEVIPCITCPNKPEGSMFVMAKLSVSLLEDINDDMEFCLKLAKEESFIILPGLAVGMKNWLRITFAIDPSDLEDGLARIKAFCKRHAKKQ; encoded by the exons ATGGAAAACGGGTCGGCGAGATGGGGTTTTCGTGGGAACGAAGAACTGAACGTGGCGTCGGGAACTACCATCCGAGGCTCTCTGACGAACCTAATGGAGAATCTTGACAAAGATGATCCAAGGCCAACCGTGCCTCTCGGACACGGCGACCCCTCGGCGTTTCCGTTGTTTCGAGCCGCCACTGCAGCGGAAGACGCCATTGTGGACGCTGTCCGCTCGGCTAAGTATAATGGCTACGCGCCGACGGTTGGGATTCTGCCTGCAAGGAG GGCCATAGCAGATTATCTGTCTCGTGATCTTCCATATGCGTTGTCGCCGGATGATGTTTATCTCACAACTGGATGCAAACAGGCAATTGAAATAGTACTGACAGTCCTTGATCGCCCGGGTGCCAACATTCTGTTTCCAAGACCCTACTACCCTTTCTATGAGGCATATGCTGCATCTAAATGTCTTGAAGTTCGTCATTTTGATCTTAATCCAGAAAAGGGTTGGGAGGTTGATCTTCAGAGCGTTGAAGTGCTTGCTGATGAGAATACTGTTGCCATAGTCATCTTAAACCCTGGAAATCCTTGTGGAAGTGTCTATACACACCAACATTTGAAGAAG ATTGCAGAGACAGCAAGAAAGCTGCGCATTCTGGTTGTTGCCGATGAAGTTTATCACCATATCACTTTCGGAACTAAACCGTTTGTGCCGATGGGAGTATTTGGATCAATAGTGCCTGTTATCACACTAGGGTCTATATCGAAGAGATATATCCTACCAGGTTGGCGACTTGGTTGGCTTGTGACAACTGATCCTAATGGCATCCTTTGTAAATTGGgg GTTGTGGAATGTATTACGGGCTGTCTCAATATGGCATCTGATCCACCAACATTCATTCAG GGAGCGGTTCCTCATATCCTTGAAAAAACTGGCGAAGATTTCTTCTTAAAGGTTATTGACATCCTAAGGAAGGCTGCATGCATATGCTATGATAGAATTGAGGTGATCCCCTGCATTACTTGTCCAAATAAACCAGAAGGATCCATGTTTGTGATG GCCAAGTTAAGCGTGTCTTTATTGGAAGACATTAATGATGATATGGAGTTCTGTCTCAAGCTGGCTAAAGAGgaatcatttattattttaccaG GGTTGGCTGTTGGGATGAAAAATTGGCTGcgcatcacttttgcaattgaCCCTTCAGATCTTGAAGATGGCTTAGCGAGGATTAAGGCATTCTGCAAAAGGCATGCCAAGAAACAATAA
- the LOC132181414 gene encoding tyrosine aminotransferase-like has protein sequence MENGSARWGFRGNEELNLASGTTIRGTLTKLMENLDKDDPRPTVPLGHGDPSAFPSFRAATAAEDAIVDAVRSAKYNGYAPTVGILPARRAIADYLSRDLPYALSPDDVYLTTGCKQAIEIVLTVLDRPGANILFPRPYYPFYEAFAASKRLEVRHFDLNPEKGWEVDLQSVEALADENTVAIVILNPGNPCGSVYTHQHLKKIAETARKLRILVVADEVYHHLTFGSKPFVPMGVFGSIVPVITLGSISKRYILPGWRLGWLVTTDPNGILRKLGVVECITGCLNMASDPPTFIQGAVPHILEKTGEDFFSKVIDILREAAGICYDRIEEIPCITCPNKPEGSMFVMAKLNLSLLEDINDDMEFCLKLAKEESVIVLPGLAVGMKNWLRITFAIDPSDLEDGLGRIKAFCERHAKKQ, from the exons ATGGAAAACGGGTCGGCGAGATGGGGTTTTCGTGGGAACGAAGAACTGAACTTGGCGTCGGGAACCACCATCCGAGGAACTCTGACGAAGCTAATGGAGAATCTTGACAAAGATGATCCAAGGCCAACCGTGCCTCTCGGACACGGCGACCCCTCGGCGTTTCCGTCCTTTCGAGCAGCCACTGCAGCGGAAGACGCCATTGTGGACGCTGTCCGCTCGGCTAAGTATAATGGCTACGCGCCGACGGTTGGGATTCTGCCGGCAAGGAG GGCCATAGCAGATTATCTGTCTCGTGATCTTCCATATGCGTTATCGCCGGATGATGTTTATCTCACAACTGGATGCAAACAAGCGATTGAAATAGTACTGACAGTCCTTGATCGCCCGGGTGCCAACATTCTGTTTCCAAGACCCTACTACCCTTTCTATGAGGCATTTGCTGCATCTAAACGTCTTGAAGTTCGTCATTTTGATCTTAACCCAGAAAAGGGTTGGGAGGTTGATCTTCAGAGCGTTGAAGCGCTTGCTGATGAGAATACTGTTGCCATAGTCATCTTAAACCCTGGAAATCCTTGTGGAAGTGTCTATACACACCAACATTTGAAGAAG ATTGCAGAGACAGCAAGAAAGCTGCGCATTCTGGTTGTTGCAGATGAAGTTTATCACCATCTCACTTTCGGAAGTAAACCGTTTGTGCCGATGGGAGTATTTGGATCAATTGTGCCTGTTATCACACTAGGGTCTATATCAAAGAGATATATCCTACCAGGTTGGCGACTTGGTTGGCTTGTGACAACTGATCCTAATGGCATCCTTCGTAAATTGGGg GTTGTGGAATGTATTACGGGCTGTCTCAATATGGCATCTGATCCACCAACATTCATTCAG GGAGCGGTTCCTCATATCCTTGAAAAAACTGGCGAAGATTTCTTCTCAAAGGTTATTGACATCCTAAGGGAGGCTGCAGGCATCTGCTATGATAGAATTGAGGAGATCCCCTGCATTACTTGTCCAAATAAACCTGAAGGATCCATGTTTGTGATG GCCAAGTTAAACCTATCATTATTGGAAGACATTAATGATGATATGGAATTCTGTCTCAAGCTGGCTAAAGAGGAATCAGTTATTGTTTTACCAG GGTTGGCTGTTGGGATGAAAAATTGGCTGcgcatcacttttgcaatcgacCCTTCAGATCTTGAAGATGGCTTAGGGAGGATTAAGGCCTTCTGCGAAAGGCATGCCAAGAAACAATAA
- the LOC132182777 gene encoding nicotianamine aminotransferase 1-like, with protein sequence MEQLGDKKWGFQRNQELEASSISVRGVLKQLMANRNEEDQRSTIPLGGADPSIYPSYQTTPFVADAVADAVRSFNFNSYASNVGIAEGRRAVAEHLSKDLPYQLSADDVYLTVGCTQAIEIVVSVLARPGANILLPRPGYPQYAARVGCSSLEARHFDLMPEKGWEVDLDSVEALADENTVAMVIINPSNPCGNVFTYQHLKKIAETARKLGIFVISDEVYAHLAFGSNIFVPMGVFGSIAPVLTLGSLSKRWIVPGWRLGWIVTSDLNGIFQESGFAESLRSHLEITTDPPTFMQGALTQILEQTKEDFFSKILNIMREDADFLYERIKEIPCLTCPHKPEGSMVVMVKLNLSLLEGVTDDVDFCMKLAREESVIVLPGIALGLKNWLRISFAVEHSLLDDALGRIKAFYNKHAKKE encoded by the exons ATGGAGCAGCTGGGAGACAAGAAATGGGGTTTCCAAAGGAACCAAGAGCTAGAGGCTTCCTCCATCTCCGTCCGAGGTGTTCTCAAACAGCTGATGGCAAATCGTAACGAGGAGGATCAACGGTCCACAATTCCTCTCGGCGGTGCTGACCCTTCAATATATCCCAGCTATCAGACTACACCTTTTGTGGCAGATGCCGTTGCTGACGCTGTCCGGTCTTTTAACTTCAATTCCTACGCTTCCAACGTTGGTATAGCTGAGGGAAGGAG AGCTGTTGCAGAACATCTTTCAAAAGATCTCCCATACCAACTATCAGCAGATGATGTGTATCTCACAGTTGGTTGCACTCAAGCAATAGAAATTGTGGTATCTGTTCTTGCGCGTCCTGGTGCTAACATTCTGCTCCCCAGACCAGGCTACCCGCAATATGCTGCTCGTGTGGGTTGCAGTAGCCTTGAAGCTCGCCACTTCGATCTTATGCCCGAAAAAGGTTGGGAGGTTGATCTTGATTCTGTTGAAGCTCTTGCAGATGAGAATACAGTGGCTATGGTTATCATCAATCCCAGCAATCCATGTGGAAATGTCTTTACATACCAACATTTGAAAAAG ATTGCGGAGACTGCTAGAAAACTTGGGATTTTTGTGATTTCAGATGAAGTTTATGCCCATCTAGCTTTTGGGAGTAATATATTTGTGCCCATGGGAGTGTTCGGATCAATTGCGCCTGTTTTAACACTTGGGTCTTTATCAAAGAGATGGATTGTTCCTGGATGGCGACTTGGCTGGATTGTGACAAGTGACCTCAATGGCATCTTTCAGGAATCGGGG TTTGCTGAGAGCCTCAGGAGCCATCTCGAAATCACCACTGACCCCCCAACCTTCATGCAG GGGGCACTCACCCAAATCCTTGAGCAAACGAAGGAggatttcttttcaaaaattctAAACATAATGAGAGAAGATGCAGACTTTTTATATGAGAGAATTAAAGAGATTCCTTGCTTGACTTGTCCACACAAACCAGAAGGGTCGATGGTTGTAATG GTGAAGCTAAATCTATCACTACTTGAAGGAGTTACTGATGACGTGGACTTCTGTATGAAGTTGGCCAGGGAGGAATCAGTGATTGTTCTGCCAG GGATTGCCCTTGGACTGAAGAATTGGCTTCGAATTTCTTTTGCTGTTGAGCATTCTTTGCTGGACGATGCACTTGGAAGGATAAAAGCCTTCTACAACAAGCATGCCAAGAAGGAATGA